Genomic DNA from Desulfuromonas versatilis:
GGGCAGGAGCTGCGCGAACGGCTGGGGCGCGACTTCGCCCGCAGCGAAAGGGTGGTGCCGGGCAACGCCCCGGCGTTTCTCGACTCGGAACTGAGCCCGGAGGAGCAGCAACGGGTGCGCGCCGCGGTCCGCGAACAGACCGAGGCCATCCGCGGCCAGGGGATCAAGCTGCAGCATTTCGCCGCCCCCTTCGAGCGGCTGCCGGAAAAGCGGGGACGCCAGGTGCTGCTGTTTCTCTACTTCAGCAAAACCGGCGCAGGGCTGCGGGTCGAAGAGCGACTCCTGACTCCTGACTCCTGAAGCTCCCTTCTTCCTTCTCCCCTCTCCCTCACAACACTCAACGCATCCCGAAAAGCCGCCTGATTTTCCTGGCCTTGAGCTTTTTGCGGATCTCTTCGATCTGGGTGTCCACCTCCTCGGCGCCGCGGCGGATGATCTCCTTGGCCTGGGAGAAATCGGCCCAGTGGATCTTGCTGACGCTGGGCCGAAGCACGTAGTCGGCGTTTTCGAGCAATTTTTCCGAGAGCATGTACCGGGTGATGGCGTCGGCCCGGAACACCGTGTCGAGGCCGTTGTCGGGCTCTTCGAATTCGCGGATCTCGCTGCTCACGTCGACCCCGATGACGAAATCGGCGCCCAGCCCCCGCGCCGGCGCCACCGGTACGGCGTCGATCCAGCCGCCGTCCACCAGCAGCCGGCCGTCGTGTCGCACCGGATGCAGGATGCCCGGCAGGGCGCAGGTGGCGGCGATAGCCTGGCGCAGGCTGCCGCGATCGAGCACGACCTCGCGCCCCGAGATCAGATCGAGGGCTGCGGCCGCGAAGGGGAGCTGCAGTTCCTCGATGGCCACGTCATCCACCAGGAAACCGAAGTTTTTGTCGGCGACTTCCTCCGAAACGAA
This window encodes:
- a CDS encoding patatin-like phospholipase family protein, yielding MSRGLKVGLALGGGAARALAHIGVIEGLLKHRVPVDVVTGTSMGAVIGAIYAFRPEVPYLKQRIEAYLGSEAFQESKFDFMVEKDLVDGEGLFFRFSQLARKSFFYTMSMTRRAFVSEEVADKNFGFLVDDVAIEELQLPFAAAALDLISGREVVLDRGSLRQAIAATCALPGILHPVRHDGRLLVDGGWIDAVPVAPARGLGADFVIGVDVSSEIREFEEPDNGLDTVFRADAITRYMLSEKLLENADYVLRPSVSKIHWADFSQAKEIIRRGAEEVDTQIEEIRKKLKARKIRRLFGMR